A segment of the Chryseobacterium scophthalmum genome:
CTGGATTCTATCCAAACATTGAGTGAGACCAAAAACAAATTGCTGAAGGAGCAAAAAGACGCGGAAATCAGAGAACAGTTTATTGCAATGTTGGGTCACGATTTGCGTAATCCTGTCAATGCGATTTCTATTTCTGCTCAGGTTTTGTTGAGAAGTTCTATGGATGAGCGAAATATGAAGCTCGTAAAGATTATTCAGGATTCTACAATCCGTACAAAAGGTCTTATTGACAATATGCTTGATTTTGCAAGCGGACGTCTTGGAGGAGGAATTAAACTTAATTATGAAAATAATGACAGTTTGGAAGATGTTCTTAATCAGGTGATCAATGAACTGAGAGTCGTTTATCCGGATAGATTGATTCTTACGGATCTCGATTTAAATAAAGAAATTAAAGGAGATCATAAACGTATCGCTCAGCTTTTTTCAAATCTATTAGGCAACGCAATCACTCACGGAGAACAAGGAACTCCTATCATTGTAAAAGCAAAAACGGAATCTGATCATTTCGAATTGTGCGTAACCAATAAAGGAAATAAAATATCCAGCGAAGCAAAAAGACATCTCTTTATGCCATTCTCCCGTGGAAAAGTGCATCAAGGACAGGAAGGATTAGGTTTGGGATTGTATATCGCAAGTGAAATTGCTAAGGCACACAACGGAAAACTGTCTGTAGATTCTACGGATGAACAGACTTGTTTCACCTTTCATATTCCAAATTAAACAGCTTGATTTTTTTTCTCTCTAAAATTAACGCAGATCATAAATAATATGATGTGCAGAATTTAAATTAAGGATTCTTTGGTTTTTTTGGAGCGGAAAGATAGTAATGCCAAAGCATCATTGAAGCTACCGACCGGAAAGGTTTCCATCTTTCACTGATTTCAAGAATTTCTTCTTTGGTAGATTTTGGAGGAAGTTGTTTCAGGCGTTTTAAAGCATTTACTGCAGCAAGATCACCGATCGGGAAAATATCTGTTCTTTGAAGAGTAAACATTAAATAGACATCAACAGTCCAGTTTCCGATTCCTTTTAAGCTGACTAATTCTTTTCGTACCTCATCATTCGACATTTTCGAAAGTTTTTCAAGGTCAATTTCACCATTTATAATTGCATTTGCCAAGCTTTTGATATAAATGTTTTTCTGACGACTGACATAGCATTCCCTCATTTCCTCATCGCTTAACTGAAGAATTTTTTCAGGAGTGATTTCTGTCAATTTTTCTTTTAATTTATTTAAAGCTGCCAAAGCCGAAGCCAAAGAAACCTGCTGTTCCAAAATGATATGAATGAGGGTTTCAAAAGTATTTTCACGTGTCCACATTGGAGGATAGCCATGATTTTCCAGAATTAATTTTAAATCCTGATCCTGACTTGCTAAATGATTACACAACTCCTGAAAATTTTCCGGATGGAAGGTTTCTATTTCTTTTAAAACGACACAATGTGTGGTTTTCTTCATAGCTTAATGTTGTTTTAAAAAAAACTTGGAATTGTAAAACCACACTCCAAATCGAGAAGAATAGATTTGTTTTCCAGACCACCTGCAAAACCGACCAATTTTCCTGACGCTCCCACAACTCTGTGACACGGAACAATAATCGATATCGGATTTTTATTTAAAGCACCTCCAACAGCGCGAACTGCTTTTATATCGCCAAGAATTTTCGCCAAGGCACCATAAGTTTTGGTAGCTCCGTATGGAATTTTCAATAAAGCTTCCCAAACTTTTACCTGAAATTCAGTTCCTTTAAAATCAAGAGGAATTTCAAAAGTTGTTCTTTTATTCTCGAAGTATTCGTTTAATTGCTTTTCAGTCTGTAAAAGTATCGGATGATTATTTTCTTGCACAGGTACAGAAAGCTTGGTTCTTTTATAATCTTCACCTTCCCAGGTAATTGCCACAAGACCTTTGTCAGAAGCAATTGCCCTGATTAATCCGACTGGAGACGAGATATCTTTATAGTTCAACTGTTCCTGATTTTCCATCTTGTTGTGATAATTTTTTGATGTTTAGCTTAATGCTTGTAATATTTCAAATGAGTTTTTCAATGATTCTTTTTGCAGATTGTATTTCGTCGGCTCTTTTGAAAACAGAAGCGGTAACAATAGAGCCTTCCAGTATTGTATAAATTGTTTCTGTTAATTCTTCATCTGACAATTTTTTTTTGACCTGAATTTTCTACCAATATTTTTATAAATTTTTTACAGTATTTATGATGACAACTTCACCGAATTTTTAAAATCTAATCATTTAAAGGAAAAGAAATTTGGACATCAATACAAATAAAATTTTTGTATCATCTAATTGTTGCGTAATCATATTCATATCAAAATTATCCCTATAGATACTATAAATTTATTAAATTGCATTCAATTAATAACTAATATTTTTGAAAATTACATGAGTGTCACATTTCCTTTTGAATTTACAATTGGTAATACAATTGAATTTAAAAACAACACAGGTCCTAATCCGTTGATGCCATTAGTACAGGCAAGTTATACTGATCAAAAAAAAAACAGTATCAGCGTTAGTGTTAACATATTTATTAATACCGAAGTGAAAATTGCTCATAAGGATATTAATATTATACAAGACGAACTAAATCAATACCTTTTTTTTGTAGAATATACTAATGACACAATAACTAACGCAGCAAAAACCTTTAGAAACTACAGACTAGATTTTGAAATAAACCAAATTAATGCAGATGATAATCATGGAGAAATCGTTGTTTATATGAAGGACGAAGATCCCACTTTATCACGTGGTACAGTAACCACAGTGCAGCATAATAATTAATGGAAAATCAAAATGTTTATCACAGAATATAATACTGGAAACTTAACACCTAAGTTATCAATATGTCTGTTATTTACATTTTGTTTGATGAAGTCTCAAAGTATTGTAAATGAGAATATAAAGAATAAATCTATTCAATTTTCATCACACCATAATTTTTATAAAGCTTCCACATTTTTTCTTAATAAGAATGAAGATTCTACTTTAATTTACACCGGGAGGCAATTGGATGCATTGAACAATCCACAAGAGATCAATCATTATTGTTACTATTTCCGGGGCATTGCTTTTAAAAAGAAAAGAATGTTTGAAGAAGCAAAAAATGAGTTTGGAAAAATCCCAGACGATTTTATTTTTAAACAAAAAATACAGGTGTATTTAGGTGATATTGCAGTAGAAAAACAGAATTATAAACAAGCCCTAAATTTTTACGAACAGGTAAGAAAAAATAAGGAATTTGAAAAATTTGATATTGATGAAGCAAAAGTCATTCACAACGTAGGATTGTGTCACCTTCATTTGAAAGATTATAAAAATGCAGAAATATATTTAATTAAAAGCCTAAAACTGCATGAAAATAAGAAAGATACAGTAACAATAATAAGTTCCTATATGGATATTGCGGGGATGTATTATGAGCAGTATCTGGATAATTTGGCCATTCCATTTTATAAAAAAGCTTATATATTATCAAAAAAAATAAAGGGCAATTATCTTCTCAAAAAAAATGCAGCACTGAATATGGCTGTTGTAGAAGAAAACAAAAAGAAATATTCGCAATCGTTAAAATACAGGAAAGAGTCTGAGATATGGAATGATTCTCTCAATAATCAAAGTCGAGTATGGTCTACTGTTCAGCTTGAAAAAAAATTGGCTATAAAAAGTAAACAAGTGGAAGTAAATGTACTAAAAGCTCAAAATAGATTGGAAGCTCTTGAAAAAAACAGGATTCTTTATATAACAATCTTACTTTTGATAATGTTTTTGGGAGGTATTTATTTTTATCTTCAAAAGCTTAAAACCAATAAAGTTATACTCGATCAAAAAACAAAACTAGACGAATCTAATACAGCTAAAGACATCTTGTTTTCTATCGTGAGCCATGACCTGCGATCTTATATTAATTCATTAAAGAACAGCTATTTTAAAATGCAGGCCAATATAGAAGATTCGGATCTTGTTAAATTGAAAGAGGAGATAAGGACAGGTTCTACTATTGCCGAATCTACAAATCATCTTCTGAATAACCTTTTGCATTGGGCATTGATGCAGACCAATCAGCTTTATTTTAATCAGGAAAACATCAATATCTACATGATAACCGAACAGGTCGTTTACAACTACAGATCTTTGATGATTGAAAAAAATATTTTATTTGAAAATAACTTAACAAATAATTTAAAAGTTAAGGCAGATCAGGAATCTCTGAAGATTATATTGAGAAATATTTTGGATAATGCCATAAAATATACAGATAAAGGAGGTAAAATTTTGATTTATACGAACGCAATTTACGACCAATATCATTCTATAACAGTTGAGGATAGCGGAAAAGGTATGAGTGAGGAATTACAGAATGAGATATTACATGATTCTAAAATAATTTCAGATAAAAAAAAGTCTTCAAGAGGTTTAGGATTACATCTTTGTCAGTCGTTAATTAAAAAAAACCTGGGTCTTTTTAAACTGGAATCAAGTACAAATATTGGGACCAAAATAACCATTTCATTATTAAGTGCATAATCATGAGCAAAGTCAATATTCTTATTTTTGAAGATTTTCGGGAAGATGCCCTACAGCTTTCGCAAGTATTGTTGACTAATCATTATAATGTCATCGGTATCGCTGCAACATTCGAACAGGCACTGAATTACATACATAATGAATCTGTAGATATATTGATTATCGACATTTTTATCGGCAGTCATCCTGAAGGTATTAATCTTGCACAAATGATCAATGCCAATCCAAAAACTGCCAAACCATTTGTTTTTCTTACTAATTCTTCCGATAGGCGGGTATTTGAAAAAGCAAAACTTACCAAACCATTTAGCTACCTTTTAAAACCTTTTAATGAACTGGAAATATTATATGCGATAGAAGTTGCTATAGAAAAATTTTATGAACAGACGGATACTATTACCATCAGTTCTAATCCGGTTGTTGCTAATGATTATATATTTATCAAAAAGGGTAAGAGCCTAAAGAAAGTATCTATAAAAGACATCATATATATTGAAGTAGAGGAACGTTATTGCAATGTGATTACGGAGTCTGAAAAATATTTGATACAGATATCATTGGCTAAATTTTTGCCATTTTTAGAATCTAATCAATTCATCCGAACTCACAGAAATTATATGGTTAACCCCACCAAAATCATTGAAGTTACATTGTCAGAAAATACCATTTTGCTTCAAGGAAATCATATAATCACGCTTAGTAACAAATACAAAGATTTCTTATCCAATTACAAGATATTCTAAAAAAATAGCTGTTTAATATCTTTTTTAAAAGATTAGCTTTCATAATCTTATACCCGATTTTCTCAATCTTATGTCACTGGTTTTTCATCTGGTGACATCATTTTTTATTCACTTTACCCAACGCCGTAGTTTTACATCAGAATAACAAAAGAAGCTAGCACTTTAGTTACTTGAATTTTTCTTAAAAGGCTTATAGACAGGAATAAACCCACATGTGTTTTACATGAATAATAAATATGATTCCCATCAAATCCCTTAGAGAAAAATCAAAAACAGGGAAGCCGAAAACTGGTTAGAGTAGGTATGAATTATAAAATTAAAACTATGGCATCAAAAATTATTTCAAAGTCAGGAAGGGATCAACCTATTTATGGTTTTGATGACGAAACTGATCTTTATGAAGTTGCTGATCTTGTGAAAAAAATTCGAAAAGATCTTGGAACTGAGATGAATAAAGTAATGATCTATGTACTTTCTGGTACACATGGTGATAAAAGTGGGAATCTAGACGCAGAAGGAGAATTTTATGATGAGGATAAATTGGGAGAATTACAAACTGTTAAAGCTGTAAGAGTAGATCAAAAAACACCAGCAAACACCTGGACAAATTATTTTGGCAAAACAAAAAGCATTCTAATCTTAGCTTGGTGTTACAGCGACAGGTGGAAAGGGCTCGCTACATATAACAAATAATTAGTAGACAACCCATTCATACTCAGGGAAGCCGAAAACTGAATAAGAGTAGGCAAAAAAAATAAAATTAAATAAAATGAACGATCAATTATTATCTGTGGCTCAACAGTTTTCTGGGCTACCAATCGACTCTCTAATTGGAGGACCATTATTGGCAGCAGCCAAAGCTAACGCAAATATGGCATATACGCAGACACAGTTTCTTTTGGATACATGCTTTAATCAGGATGCAACCTCCAAGAATTATACACCGATTATCATCAATATGGAATTACAGAATAATGTAATTACACCAGGTGATCCAACGGCTACTCCTCCTACAGAAACTACGGTTACACCATTTACAACAATCTTTAATCTACCTATTTTAACCATAATTCCTTTAAATTCTCTTGCAGTAGATAATGTAGATATTGATTTTGAAATGGAAGTAAAATCAAGCTTCTCTCAAGATACGCAACAAGACACAAGTAAAGAAACAAAAGGAGAGGGCGGTTTTGAAGCAAAAGCAGGATGGGGACCATTCTCAGTCACCATTCATGGAAGTGTAAGCTACGATTCTAAAGAATCTTCTTCTGATAGTACTCATTACGAGAAAAGTAATAGTGCAAAATACAGCGTGAAGGTTCATGCAGGTCAGTTACCTCTGCCAAAAGGAGTGTTAACAATTATTGATGCGTACAGCAAAAATATTACACCAATTCAGGTTCCTGCCAAAGATAAGTAAGCCATAAACTTAACATTATGCATGTTTGGAGATTTTATCTCCAGACATGTTTTTAAAGAAATCAATAAATATCAAAATAATGAGTGATCAGGAACAATACAATCATAAAGCAGCTTTAATAGAAGATCTCTTGGCAGCACCTTTCATTGCAGCTGCAAATGCTAATTCTAAAATGGCACAGGAACAGGTTAAATTTTTAATGGAAACGTGTTTTGACGCAAAAGAGGATTCATTTTCTCCAAAAATGGTCAGCCTGACTATCAGGAAAAATAATCAGTCTGAGACTGAACCCGACGAACTGCTGACTTTTGAGTTACCATTGATAACGATTATACCTTTTAACTCACTCTGTGTAAAAGATATTAATGTAAAGTTTGATATGGAGATCGTATCTCTAGCCCCAAAACATGTGGCAGACAATGATGAAACCGGCAAAAAAAATATGGAGATGAGGGGAAGTGTGGTGGCTTCGAAAAGCGATGACAGCCCTACCCAGAAAAGACATCAGTCTAAAATGCATGTAGAAATAACAGGCGGAACTATACCGCTTCCTGTAGGATTAACAACAATACTGAAATTTTATTCTAATAACATTCAATTAAAATCTTAATATCATGAACCAAACATTACAATGTCCACAATGTAAATCAGAAATAACTTTTAATGCACAGGCATTAATTGCGGGTGCTACTTTCACATGCACAACTTGTGAGTGCCAAATAAGGATGTCGCCATCAAGCATGAATCAGGCAAAAAAAGTGTACGATAAGTTTACCGAACTGAAGAAGAAAATCGCTCAAAAATAACTGATATGGTAAATTTTAAAAATTTAATAGAAGCGCTGAACGATTCCATCACCATAGCTAATGAATCTTTATTGAGTAACCATAATGAGTTTATTGACACTTATTTTGAAAAAGCTGAAAATGGCGGTCTGATTGCAAAAACTGTAACACTTAATTTCCCTGTTAAAATGGGAGATAATACAATAAAAGATGTTCCTGTAAATGCTCCGGTCATAACACTTATACCCGTTTATTCTCCAAAAGTGGAGGAGGTTAAATTGACGGCAAGCCTTGAAATAGCTTTAGATAATGATGAGTTAATGGTAAGCTTTTCAAATGATGAAAAATCAAGCAGCCTCTTTGGTAATAAAAGCAAAACCTCAACTGCTAAACTAGAAATTGTTCTTAAACCTGGTGAAACTACAGAAGGAATGAAAGATATTATTGAAGGTTACGAGAAAGTACTGAGAGCACAAATCCCAGGTTAATAAAACAGTAATTAATATTTAAACAAAAAAACAAGATCATGAATTTAATATCAAAAATAGTTATTGGCGCAGTAACAATTAACGCACTAGGATTAGCTGTAATATCCTATAAAATAACAGACAAAGACTTAAAATACAAAGTCAGACAAATGATACCGGAGTCTTCAAAAAGCACTTTGACAACAGACAAAAATGTTTCTTCGAAAACAATAAATGATAACCCAATAGAAAATAATAATAATCTTAAAACCTCTTTACAAGGAATTGACGTTTCACATTGGAATGGCAATATTGTGGAAGATTTGCCCAAAAAAGACAATCTGAAATTTGTAATCTGCAAATCTACACAAGGAGAAAAGGATGTAGATCCCGAGTTTGAAAAAAATTGGAAATACTTAGATGAAAACAATATCATGAAAGGGACTTACCATTTTTATGTATATTCTCAAGACCCTATAAAACAGGCTGAACATTTCTGTAAAACTGTAGATAAAGTAGCTAAGATTAAAGATACTGATTTCCCCTTAATTATTGATGTTGAAGAAATGAGCCTTCCAAGAAAATCAATTGATCTCCATAGGTTAAAAAATGATTTGATGGCATTTTTAAACTTTGTTGAAAACAAAACAAACCGAACGCCAATTATCTATTCCGATTTTTCTTTTCTGAATAAATATTTAAACCATTCCGATTTTTCAAAATATCCTTTGTGGCTAGCTGAATATTCTCATTCTTTACAACCTAAAATACCTTCAATCTGGAGAAAAAAAGGCTGCCTGATTTGGCAAAAAACAGACAGTTATCATGTAAATTCAACGGATACCGATTTTGATATTTACTACAAGGAATAAACCTCAAGTAATCAATTTTGACTCAATATAAAGATGAAAATCTTACAAAAGCATTGTAAATATCAATTTTACAGCGCTTTTTGTTTAATAATGGACAATCTAAAAATTGTATATTTCAGAGAAAATAGTAACAAAAAGGTACCAGCGATTAATACAGCAAAACTTATGAAATATAATCCTTCAGGATTATAGAACCTATAATTGCGACTCATCAATTATGTTTTTGATAAAGATAAAAACTTTTTAAGAAATTGTTGAATAATAAAACTGCCACACGAAAGGATTCGTGCGGCAGCGGAGTGGAGAAATAAAAAAAGCTGAGTTTCTAAAATAGAAACTCAGCTTTAAGCTAGAAATAGACTTTTTATATTTTATCTTTATAATGATAATAGAACTCCATTTGCTCAGATAGAACATTATGAATCTCAGTCCAGCCATGTGTTCTGGAAAGATCAATTGCTAACCCCCAACACATTTCTACCAAATCCAGATCACCTTGTCTTCCTGCCCAGTAACTTGCACTGATTAAAGCATTCCAGCATCCTATCGGATCATTATACTCTTTTTCTAATATTACCGCAGCTTTAATATGAAGATTTCCTGCATAACCTCCAACTTTTCTTATAGCTTCAGTAGCTTCAAAAAGAGGATGTTTTTGTACTTCTTCCGGAAACATTGCATACTTACTTTCCCACTCTGAATCAAATGAATCTGCTATAGAATCCAATATAGAGTTTGACCAACCAAGATGAATGGTATATTCTTCAAAACGATTACCGTCAGCATCAAAACCATGAGGCAATTGTGCACAGCGCCAATAATGTTTCCATTTGTCTTTATCTTCTATTTTAATTTTCGAATAGGCTCTTTTGGCAAGTACATTACCTATATAATTATTCCAAAGACCATAGTCATGATCAACATCTTCATATTCCGGCAAATAAGTTAATCTCTGAATAAGTTTATCGAATAGTTCAAAAGCTTTTGTGTTTTCTGGAGTATTGTAATAATGACTCCAGAATTCTTTATAAAAATTTTCTTTGTGCTCTTCGGCATTTTCAAAACGTTGCTGATTGGATTCTGACAGTAAAAATTCTTTAAAAAATTCCAGATCTCCACCTCCGAAATAATCAAAAAATGGTTTAGATGACAATATGACTTCATCTATAGTATCTTGGAGTCGCTTTCTAAAATATTCTTTATGCATAAAAATCAGATTTGTAAGAGGAATTATTCCTTTTACATTTGGAGAAATCATAAAACATTCCTGATATGTATTATTAAATGATACAATAGAAGTATCCTGAAATCTTTCTTTATTTGGATTTAATTGAAAAGCCAGAATATTATCTGCGCTAAATGCAAATGGCATTACCGACCAATATCCCTTTTTTAGAAGTTTCATCAATAAAAATTTCTCATCTCCATCTTCATATTCAAAGGTGAAATTAAATTTTTTATCTACATTTTTATCTTTGTAGATTTCTTTTAAATCAGAATGTACTTTGTTTATTTCCATAATTATTTTATTTCTGTAATGACATGATTTTCCCAGATATCTTTTGATAATATTTTTACTTTTTGAAGAGCATCTTGTCTTGTTTTTTGTCTCCCTCTAATTTTTTGTTTTTTAGAATATTTTAAAAAAAAATTACAGACTAACAAAAGTAATTATTTCAATTTTTGATTTCATCAAGTATACAAAACTTTAAAAATTTTGTCATAAAAAAAGCGAAGCTTCTAAAAAATAGAAACTTCGCCTTTTATACTAATTATAGAATTAAATATCTTTTAAATAGTGCTCCATACCATCCTCATCATCTACTGGTTCAAGATAACGCTCTATATTTATTGGCTTTTTTAAAGTGTTAAAAGAAATATCTTCTAAACCTTGCCCCCCTTCAAATTTATCTTTCACTAACATTTCATCCCCAAAAATATATTTTCTAATAAACTTTAATCGATTGTCTACTTTAGCTAAAAATAAACATGCTCCATAAGTAAAAATTCCATCCCTTGGATTTCCTGTGGAAAGATAAACTAAATAGACATCACCATATTTATCGTCTTTATAATGACTTATCTTATAAATATGTCTTGTATTGGGATACTTTTTCCCCCCCCCATTTCTCGTAATATTCTTGATCATAAAGTTGAATCAACTTAATCATCCCAAAAGTATCATGTAAAGACTCATCAGAATAGTCATCCATAACTTGAAGAGCCTTATTATAATTTTCAAGATCAGGCTGCCTTCTTAAATAAATTGTTTCTGCTTCTTGTTTTGTAAAATTAATAACAAATTCTTTTATTTCCTCCATTTTCTATAATATTATTTTAAAACTTTTTGTAATGTTTTATCTGCACCAATCGGAATGATATCAATATCATGTTCTATCTCTTCAGTACCATTAAGTTTGGCTCTTATCACTTCATATAATACTCCTTGCACAAGTTTAGGGTCAACATTTCTAGCCAAAATCTTATGCATACTCTTTAATAATTCTTGATCTGTATCCGGATTTAGCTTCGCTAGTTCAGAAGTTATTACATTATCTACCAATTCTTTCAAAAGATACTGCAGTTACTTTAAAGTTTTTCACTTAAAAATAAAAAAAGCGTAGTTTCTAAAAATAGAAACTACGCTTTTTATAGTAATTATAGAATTAAATATCTTTTAAATAATGCTCCATACCATCTTCATCATCTACCGGTTCAAGATAGCTTTCTATGCTTACCGCCTTTTTAAGGTTTTAAAAGAAATGTCTCTTAAACCTTGATTAGCTTCAAATTTGTCTTTTATTGCTCTGTCATCTCCAAAATTATAATCTTTAATTCATTATATATATTTGCCACAAATAAAGCCCCTCCATAAAGAAAGATTTCATCATCTGGATTTCTCTCTGAAATATAAACCACATAGATATTTCCATATTTAGAATCTTTATAATAACTTATTTTATAAATATGTCTCACCCGAGCGGGACTTTTATCTTTCCATCTTTCATAAAACTCATCATTCTTTAACTTATTTTGTGGCACCAACCCAAACTTATTGTATAATTCCTCAACAAAAAAACTGTTCATAAAATTCAGCTTTTCGTTATATTCTACTAAATTTGGTTTAATAGAAGCAACAGATGCTTCTGTTTCTGTTTTTAAAATGCACTAAGAAAATTTTTTACTTCTTCCATATTTATTATTTAAGTATTTTTTGCAACCTCTCGTCTGCACCAATTTCTATTGTTACATTTAAACTTTTATCCTCTTAAAAATAAAAAAAGCGAAGCTTCTAAAAAATAGAAACTTCGCTTTTATAGTATTTATAGAGTTAAATATCTTTTAAATAATGTTCCATACTATCTTTGTCATCTATAGGCTCTAAATATCGCTCTATGTGTATTGGCTTTTTTAAGGTTTTAAAAGAAATATCTCTTAAACCCTCACTAGCTTCAAATTTATATTTTACTAACAATTCATCTCCAAAAGTATAACTTTTTATAATTTTCAATTCATTATCTATACGTGCTACAAATAAACACTCACCATAAAGAAAAATCTCGATATCAGGATTACTCTCAGAAATGTATGCTACATAAACTTCGCCATATTTATCATCTTTGTAATTGCATATTTTATAAATATGTCTAATATTTGATGAATCTGCATCTTTCCATCTTTCATAAAATTCTTCACTTTTTAACTCGTTGTGGGGTATCATTCCAAATTTATTGTGTAATTCTTCTACACAAAAGCTATTCATGAAATTTAGTTTTTGGTTGTAGTCCTCTAAATTTGGTTTAATAGAAGCATTAGATGCTTCAACTTCTGCTTTTAAAAATGCAGTTATAAAATTTCTTAGTTCTTCCATATTTAATTATTTAAGTATTTTCTTTAATGTCTCGTCTGTACCAATTTCTATTGGTCTAATATTATGCCTAATCTCTTTAGTTCCATTAAGTTTTACTAACATAACTTCGTATATCACACTTTGCACAAGTTTAGGATCAACATTTTTAGCTAAAATCTTATGCATACTCTCTAATAGTTCTTGGTCTGTGTTTGGATTTAGCTTTGCCAATTCAGATGTTATCGCATTATCTATTAATTCTTTCCATGTGGCAGTTACTTTGATGTCAAAAGTAATATAATTTTTACTATCTCTATCTTTATGAATTTTTTCAGTACGATTTAAAGCAAGGGTTAATCTATCTTCAGCCCTTCTCATTGTTTCTTTATTGTAGTGCCCAGAAGCTGTTACAAGATTTAATGTAGATTTATAACCCGAACCTAAAAACTGATCTGCCAATATATGAGAAGCATTGAATTCTATGTGTTCTTCTGGATTTTTCTTTAAATGCTCAATG
Coding sequences within it:
- a CDS encoding DUF2589 domain-containing protein, whose translation is MSDQEQYNHKAALIEDLLAAPFIAAANANSKMAQEQVKFLMETCFDAKEDSFSPKMVSLTIRKNNQSETEPDELLTFELPLITIIPFNSLCVKDINVKFDMEIVSLAPKHVADNDETGKKNMEMRGSVVASKSDDSPTQKRHQSKMHVEITGGTIPLPVGLTTILKFYSNNIQLKS
- a CDS encoding DUF2589 domain-containing protein; this encodes MNDQLLSVAQQFSGLPIDSLIGGPLLAAAKANANMAYTQTQFLLDTCFNQDATSKNYTPIIINMELQNNVITPGDPTATPPTETTVTPFTTIFNLPILTIIPLNSLAVDNVDIDFEMEVKSSFSQDTQQDTSKETKGEGGFEAKAGWGPFSVTIHGSVSYDSKESSSDSTHYEKSNSAKYSVKVHAGQLPLPKGVLTIIDAYSKNITPIQVPAKDK
- a CDS encoding tetratricopeptide repeat-containing sensor histidine kinase, translated to MKSQSIVNENIKNKSIQFSSHHNFYKASTFFLNKNEDSTLIYTGRQLDALNNPQEINHYCYYFRGIAFKKKRMFEEAKNEFGKIPDDFIFKQKIQVYLGDIAVEKQNYKQALNFYEQVRKNKEFEKFDIDEAKVIHNVGLCHLHLKDYKNAEIYLIKSLKLHENKKDTVTIISSYMDIAGMYYEQYLDNLAIPFYKKAYILSKKIKGNYLLKKNAALNMAVVEENKKKYSQSLKYRKESEIWNDSLNNQSRVWSTVQLEKKLAIKSKQVEVNVLKAQNRLEALEKNRILYITILLLIMFLGGIYFYLQKLKTNKVILDQKTKLDESNTAKDILFSIVSHDLRSYINSLKNSYFKMQANIEDSDLVKLKEEIRTGSTIAESTNHLLNNLLHWALMQTNQLYFNQENINIYMITEQVVYNYRSLMIEKNILFENNLTNNLKVKADQESLKIILRNILDNAIKYTDKGGKILIYTNAIYDQYHSITVEDSGKGMSEELQNEILHDSKIISDKKKSSRGLGLHLCQSLIKKNLGLFKLESSTNIGTKITISLLSA
- a CDS encoding GAF domain-containing sensor histidine kinase; the encoded protein is MESRTIESDFEKDIEQVNQIPAVANILEVICSTTGMGYAVVARVTENRWIACAVNDKINFGLGIGGELKVETTLCHQVREFQETVAIDHVDKDPLYSDHHTPKTYGLQSYISIPLILKNGDFFGTLCAIDPRPALVNNEKTINMFKLFAELIAFNLDSIQTLSETKNKLLKEQKDAEIREQFIAMLGHDLRNPVNAISISAQVLLRSSMDERNMKLVKIIQDSTIRTKGLIDNMLDFASGRLGGGIKLNYENNDSLEDVLNQVINELRVVYPDRLILTDLDLNKEIKGDHKRIAQLFSNLLGNAITHGEQGTPIIVKAKTESDHFELCVTNKGNKISSEAKRHLFMPFSRGKVHQGQEGLGLGLYIASEIAKAHNGKLSVDSTDEQTCFTFHIPN
- a CDS encoding DNA-3-methyladenine glycosylase family protein translates to MKKTTHCVVLKEIETFHPENFQELCNHLASQDQDLKLILENHGYPPMWTRENTFETLIHIILEQQVSLASALAALNKLKEKLTEITPEKILQLSDEEMRECYVSRQKNIYIKSLANAIINGEIDLEKLSKMSNDEVRKELVSLKGIGNWTVDVYLMFTLQRTDIFPIGDLAAVNALKRLKQLPPKSTKEEILEISERWKPFRSVASMMLWHYYLSAPKKPKNP
- a CDS encoding methylated-DNA--[protein]-cysteine S-methyltransferase, coding for MENQEQLNYKDISSPVGLIRAIASDKGLVAITWEGEDYKRTKLSVPVQENNHPILLQTEKQLNEYFENKRTTFEIPLDFKGTEFQVKVWEALLKIPYGATKTYGALAKILGDIKAVRAVGGALNKNPISIIVPCHRVVGASGKLVGFAGGLENKSILLDLECGFTIPSFF
- a CDS encoding DUF2589 domain-containing protein, whose amino-acid sequence is MVNFKNLIEALNDSITIANESLLSNHNEFIDTYFEKAENGGLIAKTVTLNFPVKMGDNTIKDVPVNAPVITLIPVYSPKVEEVKLTASLEIALDNDELMVSFSNDEKSSSLFGNKSKTSTAKLEIVLKPGETTEGMKDIIEGYEKVLRAQIPG
- a CDS encoding LytR/AlgR family response regulator transcription factor produces the protein MSKVNILIFEDFREDALQLSQVLLTNHYNVIGIAATFEQALNYIHNESVDILIIDIFIGSHPEGINLAQMINANPKTAKPFVFLTNSSDRRVFEKAKLTKPFSYLLKPFNELEILYAIEVAIEKFYEQTDTITISSNPVVANDYIFIKKGKSLKKVSIKDIIYIEVEERYCNVITESEKYLIQISLAKFLPFLESNQFIRTHRNYMVNPTKIIEVTLSENTILLQGNHIITLSNKYKDFLSNYKIF